In the genome of Hyphomicrobium sp. ghe19, the window CGCGGCCGCACAGCGTCTGAGGTCTCTCAGCCGAACGCGCCGAAGTGGTGCGATATGCCGGTGCCGATCTCGCGCACGAACTCGTACGAAATCTCCATCGGCGTCAGGATTTCGGTTTCCAGACGAGCATAGTCGTCGATGCCGCGCGGGCGATAGCTCGCCGGTTCGTCGAAGGTTTTTCCGGCGAGATTTTTCGCATCGTGCGGGAAGGCTCTGCGCAGAATGCTCAAGACCTCGGGGATCTCGAGGCTCAGCGCCATTTCCAGAACCTGCGCGTGAGACAGTCCATCCTGCGGAGCAAAGCGGGGCAGCTGTGCCGCAAGAATGAAGATGCGCATGATCAGCGCGAGCCTGATGGCCTGCAGCAGATCGAGTTCGAGCCGGTTCTCGTCGGGCACGAGACCGTCCTCGATGTTCTGATCGGACAGGATCGCGTGGAGATCGATTGCATCGAGGCGCAGGAGATGGACGAGTTCGGAGATATCGCCGTGCCGGTCGTCCGGCAGCAGGTGCGTTGCAAGCGTCCGGAAGGCGCTGTTCAGCGCTTCTTCGCGGCCCCACGATGCTCGGGCTGCCCATAGCCCCGCATTGAAGACCTGCGAATTAGCGTCCATCGCATTGAGGCTGGAAATCGTCTTGCCGTACCCGATCATCGCCAGCAGCGATTGCAGCCGCTTGGATGATTTCACGAGCTTGTTGAAACGCTCGCGGTCCGTGCCGACCGCGGTGCCAAGGCCCGCTACGACGTTCGCGATGTAGCCGAACTGCTGAAGGATCGCGTTGTTCGGGATGGCGCGCATGCGCGCCGGATTTCCGCGATCGGAGGCATGATCGCCTTGGCGCTTCACCGGTCGCGAGCCCGTCTTGAACAGCAGATTGGGACCGAACGCTCCGAGCACTGCGCGATAGCCATCGTGCGAGAAAAGCTTCTGCTGGAAGGCGCGGAGGCGAAGGAAGAAGTCGAGGCTGAAATTCTGCTCCGAATAGAACGGATCAGTCTCGGCGGGCGGAATATCGCCATCCATCACGATCGTCGCCAGCGCGCGCGTCGTCAGCCCGCGATTGCCGAAGAACATATAGCCGTCGCCGCCCTGGAAGCTCGTCTCGTGCTTGACGGGGAGGTTGGCGGCGCCGAAGCGGCGGCGCGCCTCGTTCGTCATGACGTAATGGAGGCGGCGGTAGAGATTGCCCGGATGAGCGCCCCGGCCCATCGACTCGCCATGGGTCGAGAAGACGAGCGTCTCGACATTTTCGAGCTTCGCCTTGTCGATCAGCGCAGCCAGGCCGTGGTAATAGCGCTCGACCGCGAGCGTCGCCGGGATCTGCCCGATGAAGCGGCCGGCGTCCGAGAAGCCCGTCTGGATGCTCAGCCGTTTCCGACCCTCGACGTACTTGCGGTAGGCCTCCTCTTCGACGAGGCGCTCCATGATGCGGGAGCCGTTCTCCAGGCCCGAAGGCGTTTCGAACAGCGGCGAGATATCGGTGATGTCGTCGACGCCGAAGAGCTTCGCGAAGAAGACCGCGATCAGAACGGTCGCGGGCGATTCGCATTCGGCGATGAGGAAGCGGATCGGCGTTTCCTTATCGACATGCTTCTTGATCTGAGCCGTGAGCGCGAACTGGCGAATTGCCGTCGCGGTCTCGAGATCGAGCGTGGCGAAGTTCACCGTCTCCGGCGTGCAGTTCTTGATCATCTCCACGATGCGGGCCAGCGACTGGCTTTCGGTCAGGTCGCGGGTCCAGGGCTCGTGCACGTAGGCGCGGAAGGCGTTGTGAAGCTGCAGCGCATTGATGCGCAAGTGAATGTGGGACATGCCGAGGCCGGTCGCATCAACGAGGCCGGCGAGGGCCGCCGTCGCACGCTTCATCTGCGGCGCTTCCACCGCGTCGATCAGATTGTCGAATAACGTCTGAAGCGGCTCGACTGTCAGAAGGTTGTAGCCGTCCGTCTTGGTGATGACGTTCGCCGCTTTCGCGAGGCCATCGGCATCGTTCGCAAAGCTCTCGAGCGCCTTGATCTGCTCGTCGACGGCCGCAATGCCGAGATCGAGTTTGCCGACGATCTGGCGGGCGATGCGCTGAGCAGCATCGCCGCCCTCAAGCTTGTGCTTCAGCACGACGAAGCGCTCGCGAACGTCGGCGAGCGCGGCGCGTTTTTCGCGGAGGCGAACTTCGAAGGAAAATGTCCAGGCGATGTCGGTTCGGCCGTCGAGATCGTAGCCGACCCACGACGCGAACGTCGTCATCTTCGGGCGCACCTTGAAGGCCGCGTCGCCGAACTTCTGGGATGCAACGCTATAGAAGCCGTGCAGAAGCTCCTCGTACGCGTTGCGCAGGTTGCGGATCGCGTCTTGGGCGCACTTATGTTCGTGACGCAGTGTCAGCGCCTGTTCGGGGCGGTGCGGCAGGCCGAGCGACACGTCGGCCGCCGGATCGGAGACCGCGATCTCGACCATACGGCGATAGAGCGCGTCGGAAAGGCCGAAGGTCGGATGCGCAGTGAGAACGATGCCGGTGCGGGCACGAGACCACCGCTCGGCAAAGGCTTCAATCGAGCCGCCGGATTCGTTCACCGTCTTCTCGACGTAGGACGTGAAATCCTTCAGCGTCGTTGCCTGATCGACGTAGCCGATTTTTTCGCGGAGCCTGCGGGCCCGGCGAACGCAGGCGCGGTCCATCAATCGTCCCGCCAGACCCTGGATCTCGTCAAACGACACCAAATTCGATTCAAGCCGACGCGACAGGTCGAACGCGACGTTCAAAATCGGATTGAGCGAAGGATTGTCGGGGATCTGAGTCCTGAGACGCTTCAGCTCGTTGATCAGCTCGGTTTCATCGAGCTTGGCCGAGCCAACGGACGGCGTCGTATCCTGCATCACAAGGGCTCCACGTCCCGAGGGGGGACAGAATTCGTACGTAAGTCTTTAGATTACCGGAGAGGGCGGCCGGAGGCAAAAAACTTCGCTCCGGC includes:
- a CDS encoding phosphoenolpyruvate carboxylase, which translates into the protein MQDTTPSVGSAKLDETELINELKRLRTQIPDNPSLNPILNVAFDLSRRLESNLVSFDEIQGLAGRLMDRACVRRARRLREKIGYVDQATTLKDFTSYVEKTVNESGGSIEAFAERWSRARTGIVLTAHPTFGLSDALYRRMVEIAVSDPAADVSLGLPHRPEQALTLRHEHKCAQDAIRNLRNAYEELLHGFYSVASQKFGDAAFKVRPKMTTFASWVGYDLDGRTDIAWTFSFEVRLREKRAALADVRERFVVLKHKLEGGDAAQRIARQIVGKLDLGIAAVDEQIKALESFANDADGLAKAANVITKTDGYNLLTVEPLQTLFDNLIDAVEAPQMKRATAALAGLVDATGLGMSHIHLRINALQLHNAFRAYVHEPWTRDLTESQSLARIVEMIKNCTPETVNFATLDLETATAIRQFALTAQIKKHVDKETPIRFLIAECESPATVLIAVFFAKLFGVDDITDISPLFETPSGLENGSRIMERLVEEEAYRKYVEGRKRLSIQTGFSDAGRFIGQIPATLAVERYYHGLAALIDKAKLENVETLVFSTHGESMGRGAHPGNLYRRLHYVMTNEARRRFGAANLPVKHETSFQGGDGYMFFGNRGLTTRALATIVMDGDIPPAETDPFYSEQNFSLDFFLRLRAFQQKLFSHDGYRAVLGAFGPNLLFKTGSRPVKRQGDHASDRGNPARMRAIPNNAILQQFGYIANVVAGLGTAVGTDRERFNKLVKSSKRLQSLLAMIGYGKTISSLNAMDANSQVFNAGLWAARASWGREEALNSAFRTLATHLLPDDRHGDISELVHLLRLDAIDLHAILSDQNIEDGLVPDENRLELDLLQAIRLALIMRIFILAAQLPRFAPQDGLSHAQVLEMALSLEIPEVLSILRRAFPHDAKNLAGKTFDEPASYRPRGIDDYARLETEILTPMEISYEFVREIGTGISHHFGAFG